The following coding sequences lie in one Spinacia oleracea cultivar Varoflay chromosome 1, BTI_SOV_V1, whole genome shotgun sequence genomic window:
- the LOC110778776 gene encoding YTH domain-containing protein ECT3: MMNQPLSPKDERIVSTNPSPDAAITGPSRNAIDPPRASDAAVDNNNNTVYPLNNYGTLEQTYYYGGYDSGPSSWSGYPQYAGEGLHVVPPVIYGDNSSLGLHSPYGFNSQMAYGQYSPASTPVPQIMVDNQLYSPQQIPVSPQYYPQSVGSSMPHMSAAIPVSHAEMVNHKGHMSMNALHNHGYYNMHGMYGSGEPLSSPSNSVDGGWRTLNSSAAYTQPVGTLGSFDPTVGQIAQQRPYHGYGLVSDYGGGTYHYDGTFQNSHYSAIPSSHSGGNYRNRFSVEKARNQREQDAMFAISGDRNRGPRASKGKGKGTTGNGSFSGAESAPENNALASSAKTGASASGVDLASYNGADFPTEYENAKFFIIKSFSEDNIHRSIKYGVWASTPHGNRKLDAAYLEAKEKSNCPVFLLFSVNASGQFCGVAEMAGQVDFEKNADYWQQDRWTGQFAVRWHIIKDIPNNKFRHILLENNDNKPVTHSRDSQEVKLEQGIEMLKIFKEYEAQTSIVDDFEFYDDREKVLQERKNRQQVKSKPSVSESLTDEILNNISDRLDQTLHLDESCKDDVVTTEKSSSAQQNSKV; the protein is encoded by the exons ATGATGAATCAG CCACTTTCGCCCAAAGATGAAAGGATTGTTTCTACCAATCCATCTCCGGATGCAGCCATCACAGGTCCTTCAAGAAATGCCATTGATCCTCCAAGGGCTTCAGATGCAGCTgtagataataataataatacagtCTACCCACTCAACAACTATGGAACGCTTGAACAAACTTACTACTATGGAG GATATGATAGTGGTCCGAGCAGTTGGAGTGGGTATCCGCAGTACGCTGGGGAGGGCTTGCATGTCGTACCTCCG GTCATTTATGGTGATAATTCATCACTTGGTTTGCATTCTCCTTATGGCTTCAACTCCCAGATGGCATATGGACAGTACTCACCTGCCAGTACGCCTGTGCCTCAGATAATGGTTGATAACCAGCTTTATTCGCCACAACAAATTCCTGTTTCCCCACAGTACTATCCCCAGTCAGTTGGCAGCTCGATGCCACATATGTCAGCTGCGATTCCAGTTTCCCATGCCGAGATGGTGAATCATAAAG GACACATGTCCATGAATGCGCTTCATAACCATGGTTATTACAACATGCATGGGATGTATGGATCTGGTGAACCTTTGTCAAGTCCATCAAACTCTGTGGATGGTGGGTGGAGAACTTTGAATTCAAGTGCTGCATACACCCAGCCAGTTGGTACTCTTGGCTCGTTTGACCCCACAGTTGGACAG ATTGCTCAACAGAGACCATATCATGGATATGGATTGGTGTCAGATTATGGTGGTGGGACATATCACTATGATGGCACGTTTCAGAATTCACATTACAGTGCCATACCTAGCTCTCATTCAGGAGGTAATTATCGGAATCGTTTTAGCGTGGAGAAGGCACGAAATCAAAGGGAGCAGGATGCCATGTTTGCCATCTCAGGTGATCGCAATAGAGGACCGAGGGCTTCTAAGGGAAAAGGAAAAGGGACCACTGGAAATGGTTCATTTTCTGGTGCTGAAAGTGCTCCAGAAAATAACGCATTGGCAAGCAGTGCTAAAACTGGTGCTTCTGCCTCTGGAGTGGATCTCGCTTCTTACAATGGTGCGGATTTTCCAACTGAGTATGAGAATGCGAAGTTCTTTATCATTAAGTCTTTTAGTGAAGACAATATCCATAGAAGCATTAAATATGGTGTTTGGGCGAGTACGCCTCATGGAAATAGAAAGTTGGACGCTGCTTATCTGGAAGCAAAGGAGAAAAGCAACTGTCCTGTTTTCCTCTTGTTTTCG GTTAATGCCAGTGGCCAATTTTGTGGAGTAGCAGAAATGGCTGGACAAGTTGATTTTGAGAAGAATGCAGATTACTGGCAGCAAGATAGATGGACAGGACAATTCGCAGTTCGTTGGCATATAATCAAGGACATACCTAATAATAAATTTCGGCACATTTTGCTAGAAAATAATGATAACAAGCCTGTTACTCATAGCCGAGACTCTCAGGAG GTGAAACTCGAACAGGGCATTGAGATGCTGAAAATATTCAAAGAATACGAAGCACAGACATCCATTGTGGATGACTTTGAATTTTATGATGACAGAGAGAAGGTTTTGCAGGAAAGGAAGAATCGACAACAAGTAAAATCAAAGCCGAGTGTTTCAGAATCTCTTACTGATGAGATTTTGAATAACATATCTGACAGATTAGATCAAACTCTCCATTTAGACGAGAGTTGTAAAGATGATGTTGTGACAACTGAGAAGAGCAGCAGTGCACAGCAAAACAGTAAGGTGTAG
- the LOC110778778 gene encoding pentatricopeptide repeat-containing protein At4g39952, mitochondrial, producing MLKLNPNSLFRRFFNSYLQPSITSQSTNYINHRLNSFLSHHFLPLQSLLPSHAIIIVSGNYNNVFIASKLISLYASHSRPDLSTNVFDSVHFKDPFLWNSIIKSHFSNGDYQKALGFFLGMRFSNTPPNNFTFPMIVSVCAELLALDYGVMIHGLAVKFGVFGGNSAAGSSFVYFYSKCGCMKDAYSVFDEMPVRDVVSWTALIIGYLQNGESYKGLECLCVMHNIGEDGVRPNYRTLEGGFQACGNVGALTEGKCLHSLAIKSGYGLCHDVQSSLLSLYSKWGTLEESCHLFYEVGNKDLICWTSIIAAYARLGCVIECLCFFRQMLGTGIYTDEIVISCALSSLDDSIWVLEGKAFHGLIMRRNYAFGQVVNRALMSMYCRFVMLPKAEQIFDTLHERNPETWNLMVFEYGKGGLWIKCVSLFREMVHRKVECDSNSIISVISSCLQLGAIHLGKSLHCYVIKTLLDDNVSVSNSLIDMYGKCGNLTVAKIIFERIQKDTVTWNTLICAYAYQGELGKALALFDQMMFEGSSPSTATLVTVLSACSRLASLEKGKKIHDYIREVGMELNISLGTALVDMYGKCGQLGKARDIFDSMNEKDVIAWNVMISCYGIHGEARSAIEVFQQMENSSVRPNELTFLAVLLGCSHAGLAEEGRYFFHNMHEYSVTPTLKHYSCIVDLLGKSGNLQEAENIVMSMPITPDGGLWGTLLSACKIHNEVEIGLRIFKHAIKADPENDGYYITISNILDSNGKWEEAEKFRQLMKKKGVSKRFGWSSS from the coding sequence ATGCTCAAGTTAAACCCCAATTCCCTATTTAGGCGATTCTTCAACTCATATCTTCAACCTTCAATAACTTCCCAATCAACCAACTACATAAACCATCGCCTGAactcctttctctctcatcactTCTTGCCCTTGCAATCTCTCCTCCCATCTCACGCAATTATCATTGTTTCTGGGAATTACAACAATGTGTTCATTGCATCAAAGCTCATCTCTCTCTATGCTTCTCATTCAAGACCCGATTTATCCACCAACGTCTTTGATTCAGTTCATTTCAAAGACCCTTTTCTCTGGAATTCAATCATCAAATCCCATTTTTCAAATGGGGATTATCAAAAAGCGCTTGGATTTTTTCTGGGTATGCGATTTTCGAACACCCCACCTAATAATTTTACGTTTCCAATGATTGTTAGTGTTTGTGCTGAGCTATTAGCGTTAGATTATGGAGTTATGATTCATGGGTTGGCTGTCAAATTTGGTGTTTTTGGGGGGAATTCTGCTGCTGGGTCTTCTTTTGTGTATTTTTATTCGAAATGTGGTTGTATGAAGGATGCATATAGTGTGTTTGATGAAATGCCTGTGAGAGACGTGGTTTCTTGGACCGCGCTTATAATTGGTTATTTGCAGAATGGTGAGAGTTATAAGGGTTTGGAGTGTCTttgtgtgatgcataatatTGGTGAGGATGGTGTAAGGCCGAATTATCGAACCCTTGAAGGTGGATTTCAAGCCTGTGGTAATGTAGGGGCTTTAACAGAAGGGAAATGCTTACATAGTTTAGCTATAAAGAGTGGTTATGGACTGTGCCATGATGTTCAATCATCACTTTTGTCCTTGTATTCGAAATGGGGAACCCTTGAAGAGTCTTGCCATTTGTTTTATGAAGTTGGAAATAAGGATCTTATCTGCTGGACATCGATTATTGCCGCTTATGCACGACTAGGGTGTGTAATTGAATGCCTATGCTTCTTTAGGCAAATGCTTGGCACTGGAATATATACTGATGAAATCGTGATTAGCTGTGCGCTTTCATCCTTAGATGATTCAATTTGGGTCCTTGAAGGGAAGGCATTTCATGGATTGATAATGAGGAGAAATTATGCGTTCGGTCAAGTTGTCAATCGGGCCTTGATGTCAATGTATTGTAGGTTTGTAATGTTACCTAAAGCAGAACAGATTTTTGATACACTACATGAGAGGAATCCAGAGACATGGAACTTAATGGTGTTTGAATATGGGAAAGGAGGACTTTGGATAAAGTGTGTAAGTCTTTTCCGAGAAATGGTACACCGAAAGGTTGAATGTGATTCCAATAGCATAATCTCTGTTATTTCTTCATGTTTACAGTTGGGAGCAATTCATCTTGGAAAATCTTTACATTGCTATGTCATTAAAACTCTACTTGATGATAATGTTTCAGTTTCCAATTCGCTTATAGATATGTATGGAAAGTGTGGAAATCTAACTGTTGCAAAGATCATCTTCGAAAGGATACAAAAAGATACTGTAACATGGAATACATTGATTTGTGCCTATGCTTACCAGGGAGAGTTGGGTAAGGCATTAGCACTATTTGACCAAATGATGTTTGAAGGATCAAGTCCAAGCACAGCCACATTGGTCACTGTGTTGTCGGCCTGCTCACGTTTAGCGTCCTTAGAGAAGGGAAAGAAGATTCACGACTACATCAGAGAAGTGGGGATGGAGTTAAATATCTCACTTGGAACAGCATTAGTTGACATGTATGGAAAATGTGGGCAACTTGGAAAGGCAAGGGATATCTTTGATTCCATGAATGAAAAGGATGTAATTGCTTGGAATGTGATGATCTCTTGTTATGGCATTCATGGAGAAGCGAGATCTGCAATTGAGGTTTTTCAACAGATGGAAAATTCTAGTGTTAGGCCAAATGAACTAACCTTTCTTGCTGTTTTGTTAGGATGTAGTCATGCGGGGCTTGCTGAAGAGGGAAGATATTTCTTTCATAACATGCATGAGTACTCTGTGACACCAACTTTAAAGCACTATTCTTGCATAGTTGATCTTCTTGGGAAATCAGGGAATTTGCAGGAAGCTGAAAATATAGTTATGTCAATGCCAATTACACCGGATGGCGGTCTTTGGGGGACCTTGTTAAGTGCTTGTAAAATTCACAATGAAGTAGAGATTGGATTAAGGATTTTTAAGCATGCTATCAAGGCAGATCCTGAAAATGATGGGTACTATATAACCATATCGAATATATTGGATTCCAATGGAAAATGGGAGGAAGCAGAGAAGTTTAGGCAACTAATGAAGAAAAAAGGAGTTAGCAAAAGGTTTGGTTGGAGCTCATCGTAG
- the LOC110778777 gene encoding adenine/guanine permease AZG2-like has product MVIPGTCAKLSKSWNNLVIALNDNISSSKVGKYFKLDERKSCFTRELRAGTTTFLAMAYIITVISTVLSDTGGTCPKKENNTFDNGCVLLIKSDLIVSISLTAMLGCFGMGLFANLPFGLAPGTGQTMFMAYNLVGFHGSGPMTYPSALGLWMVESLCFIVISASGLRAKMGRLIPVSVRLACAVGIGLFIAFVGLQSSQGVGLIGPDPNSITKLQALNSPTLWLGIMGFLIMSYGMAYDVKGSMIYGILFVTIISWFRGTPVTYFPKSDVGEERYKYFKKVLDFHEIRKIAGKISFTDFTKGRTWVSLFTLLYIDILATTGVLYTLAEIGGFVNDKGSFENEYIAYMIDASVTVVGSFLGVPPVATYAESSTGIKEGGRTGLTAVIIGIYFSLALFFAPLLTSVPPWAIGPSLVMVGVIMMKLAKDIEWGNIKEAVPAFITIILMPLTNSIPNGIIGGIGIYVVLHFYDWVVWLIKLVFGPRKKKAIEEMDANAIP; this is encoded by the coding sequence ATGGTGATTCCAGGAACTTGTGCTAAATTATCAAAATCATGGAACAACTTAGTGATAGCCTTGAACGACAACATTTCAAGTAGTAAGGTGGGAAAATACTTCAAGTTAGATGAGAGAAAGAGTTGTTTCACAAGAGAGTTAAGAGCTGGCACCACCACTTTCCTAGCCATGGCTTACATCATCACCGTCATCTCCACCGTCCTTAGCGACACCGGAGGCACGTGCCCCAAGAAGGAAAACAACACTTTCGACAACGGTTGCGTTCTACTCATCAAAAGCGACTTGATTGTATCCATTTCGTTGACTGCAATGTTGGGTTGTTTTGGTATGGGCCTTTTCGCCAACCTTCCATTTGGGCTTGCCCCAGGAACAGGCCAAACCATGTTTATGGCCTATAACTTGGTGGGCTTTCATGGGTCGGGTCCCATGACGTATCCATCCGCATTAGGGTTATGGATGGTTGAATCCTTATGCTTCATAGTGATCTCAGCCTCGGGGCTCCGTGCTAAGATGGGTAGACTCATCCCGGTCTCTGTTCGGCTTGCTTGTGCAGTTGGGATTGGATTGTTCATCGCTTTTGTTGGGCTTCAGTCCTCACAAGGTGTGGGCCTAATTGGGCCTGACCCAAATTCTATAACAAAACTCCAAGCGCTTAATAGCCCAACGTTGTGGTTAGGCATAATGGGGTTTTTAATCATGAGTTATGGAATGGCCTACGATGTTAAAGGTAGTATGATATATGGGATTCTTTTTGTGACAATAATCTCATGGTTTAGGGGAACTCCCGTTACATATTTTCCAAAATCTGACGTTGGAGAAGAAAGGTACAAGTATTTTAAAAAAGTGTTGGATTTCCATGAGATACGTAAAATAGCCGGTAAAATTAGTTTTACTGATTTTACCAAAGGAAGAACGTGGGTTTCACTATTTACTTTGTTATACATTGACATTCTTGCAACAACGGGTGTATTGTACACCTTAGCCGAAATAGGCGGGTTTGTAAATGATAAAGGATCATTCGAGAACGAATATATAGCCTATATGATCGATGCATCGGTGACGGTGGTGGGGTCGTTTCTTGGGGTACCTCCGGTGGCGACATATGCTGAATCGTCGACCGGTATTAAGGAAGGTGGACGAACAGGATTAACCGCGGTGATTATTggtatatatttttctttagcATTATTTTTTGCACCACTATTAACTAGTGTGCCTCCATGGGCTATTGGGCCTTCTTTGGTAATGGTTGGAGTGATAATGATGAAATTGGCTAAAGATATAGAGTGGGGTAATATCAAAGAGGCAGTTCCTGCTTTTATTACTATCATTTTGATGCCATTAACTAATTCTATACCTAATGGTATAATTGGAGGCATAGGGATTTatgttgttcttcatttttatgATTGGGTTGTTTGGCTGATTAAATTAGTCTTTGGGCCTAGAAAGAAGAAGGCTATTGAAGAAATGGATGCAAATGCAATCCCTTAA
- the LOC110778779 gene encoding serine/threonine-protein kinase STY13-like produces the protein MLEASKFTGIIGINNNENKFYDFYKLGVGENSNMSIDSYASLAASNGGGSVAMSVDNSSVGSNDSHTRMLGHQGLKRVNIGSSVAGSVNHRGRVTHALSDDALAQALMDPNYPTEGLENFEEWTIDLRKLNMGDAFAQGAFGKLYRGTYEGEEVAIKILERPENDQDRAQLMEQQFQQEVMMLATLKHPNIVRFIGACRKPMVWCIVTEYAKGGSVRQFLTKRHNRSVPLKLAVKQALDVARGMEYVHRLGLIHRDLKSDNLLIFADKSIKIADFGVARIEVQTEGMTPETGTYRWMAPEMIQHRPYTQKVDVYSFGIVLWELITGMLPFQNMTAVQAAFAVVNKGVRPIVPPDCLPVLAEIMTRCWDPNPDVRPPFSDVVKMLEHAETEIMTTVRKARFRCCITQPMTAD, from the exons ATGTTGGAAGCTTCGAAATTTACCGGGATCATAGGTATAAACAACAATGAAAACAAATTTTATGACTTCTACAAGCTTGGTGTTGGTGAGAATTCCAACATGTCAATCGACAGTTATGCGAGCTTGGCAGCGAGCAATGGTGGGGGTTCTGTTGCAATGTCTGTTGATAACAGCAGTGTAGGTTCTAATGACTCACACACCCGAATGTTGGGTCATCAAGGATTGAAACGTGTTAATATTGGTTCTTCAGTTGCTGGAAGTGTTAATCATCGAGGAAGGGTAACCCATGCTTTAAGTGATGATGCACTTGCTCAAGCTCTTATGGATCCTAATTACCCTACTGAGGGACTCGAGAATTTCGAGGAGTGGACCATTGACTTGAGGAAGCTTAACATGGGTGATGCATTTGCACAGGGAGCTTTTGGGAAGCTTTACAGGGGCACTTATGAAGGTGAGGAGGTTGCTATTAAAATTTTGGAGAGGCCAGAGAATGATCAGGATCGGGCCCAACTGATGGagcaacaatttcagcaagaaGTTATGATGCTTGCTACATTAAAGCATCCAAATATTGTTCGATTCATTGGAGCATGCCGTAAACCCATGGTTTGGTGTATTGTTACTGAATATGCAAAGGGTGGTTCAGTTCGACAGTTCTTGACAAAGAGGCATAACAGATCAGTGCCTTTGAAATTAGCTGTCAAGCAGGCTTTGGATGTGGCTAGAGGAATGGAGTATGTCCACCGACTTGGATTGATCCACAGGGATTTAAAATCTGataatttgttgatttttgcTGACAAATCTATAAAAATTGCGGACTTTGGAGTTGCTAGGATTGAGGTTCAGACTGAAGGAATGACTCCAGAGACTGGAACATACCGCTGGATGGCTCC TGAAATGATCCAGCATAGGCCTTACACACAGAAGGTCGATGTGTACAGTTTTGGAATAGTTCTTTGGGAGTTGATAACAGGTATGCTCCCATTCCAGAATATGACAGCGGTCCAAGCAGCATTCGCTGTGGTCAACAAGGGAGTTCGCCCAATAGTCCCACCTGATTGCCTGCCAGTGCTTGCTGAGATCATGACCCGTTGTTGGGATCCGAATCCCGATGTGAGGCCGCCCTTCTCAGATGTGGTGAAGATGCTCGAGCATGCAGAGACAGAGATCATGACCACTGTTCGTAAGGCACGTTTCAGGTGCTGCATTACACAACCTATGACTGCAGATTAA